The Candidatus Celerinatantimonas neptuna DNA segment GAAAGTGTTTTTTCTCATTACACTACCGAGTATTTTCCCGGCGATCATTGCCGGATGGCTATTAGCATTTACGTTATCGCTCGATGATCTGGTGATTACAAGTTTTGTATCCGGACCGAGTTCAACCACACTGCCTATTGCTGTATTTTCGAGTGTCAGGTTGGGTCTGAGTCCAAAAATTAATGCGTTGGCAACCATTATTGTTATTGTTGTTTCGATTGCCACACTTATCGCCTGGGGGCTCATGTCCCGCTCCGAAAAACGCCGGCAACAAGAGATACGCGCGGCTCAAAGAGATGAACAACTCGTCACACCGGCCCATCATGGCTCAGTCGACATAGCAAAGGGAGCTTAATATGGATGTCGGTCACCAACTCAAAACAATTCGTCTAATGCGAGGGCTCTCGCAAAGACAACTGGCTCGGCAAAGCGGGGTCACCAACTCGATGATTTCCCAAATTGAACAGGGACTTGTCAACCCTTCAGTCGGATCACTGAAAAAAATATTGGATGCCATCCCTATCTCCATGGGCGAGTTTTTTACGCTGGAGTTCGAAGAACAACCCAAATACTTTTTCAAACAAGACGAGCTAACTGATCTTGGCGACGGGCAAATCGAAATGCTGTTGGTCGGCAGCCGCAGACGGGCCCGAAAACTGGCGATGATCCATGAAATCTACCCTCCCGGTTCAGATACAGGACAGGACATGATGAGTCATGAGGGTGAAGAGTGTGGCATCATTATCAAAGGAAGCATTGAAATTACGATTGCCGACCAGACTCAGGGATTAAGCGCCGGAGAGGCTTATTATTTTAATACACATCAGCCCCATCGGTTCCGTAATATCAGTGATGAGCCATGTGAGCTCATCAGCGCAGCAACGCCCCCTACTTTTTAACAGCCCTGACGTAACTTCAACATAACATCATCCATTCGGCTAATATTAAACAGTATGATAGTTATCTTTTAGTGCCTGAAGCAGAGTAGATAAAAACTATCTGGCCGTCGCTTTTATTCAGAGCTAAAGGGTTCATGATGCATTTTCAAACCCCACAAGATGATAACGATTATTAAAAAGAAATCGCCAGTGCATTTAAGTGAAACCTGTCGATAAAAAAGTTCGCCAGCATGATTGAATTATAGTCAGTGAAACTGTATAAAGCACACCCAAAGAGAGACCCTCTACGTATCGCTTTCTTAAACGGAGACAGAATAATGAGACCTTCGACAATGATAAAAAGGCTCGCCCCTGCCATTCTGGTAAGCTTACTATCTATAACCGCCCAAGCGGCCAAGCAACCTGTTTTACATGTCTATAACTGGTCCGATTACATCGCCCCGAATACAGTACCTAATTTTGAGGAAAAAACAGGTATCAAAGTCGTTTATGATGTCTTCGATTCAAATGAAGTGTTAGAAACGAAGATTCTGTCGGGCCATTCCGGATATGATCTGGTTGTTCCCAGTAATGAATTTTTAGCACAACAGGCGAAAG contains these protein-coding regions:
- the puuR_1 gene encoding HTH-type transcriptional regulator PuuR, with translation MDVGHQLKTIRLMRGLSQRQLARQSGVTNSMISQIEQGLVNPSVGSLKKILDAIPISMGEFFTLEFEEQPKYFFKQDELTDLGDGQIEMLLVGSRRRARKLAMIHEIYPPGSDTGQDMMSHEGEECGIIIKGSIEITIADQTQGLSAGEAYYFNTHQPHRFRNISDEPCELISAATPPTF